A stretch of the Cellulomonas sp. WB94 genome encodes the following:
- the menD gene encoding 2-succinyl-5-enolpyruvyl-6-hydroxy-3-cyclohexene-1-carboxylic-acid synthase: MTTAADNPATTAARVLVQALAALGVREVVLAPGSRSAPLAYALADAARADRDRPAGAPSLTLHVRVDERSAGFLALGLAKAADAVGETRPVAVVTTSGTAVANLHPAVLEASHAGLPLLILTADRPHELRGTGANQTTNQVGLFGSAMRFAADVPAPTGRAGEGRDLRHLLSRAVAAALGSRTGAPGPVHLDLAYREPLAPASATWPAPAAAGLVEVQRRGPAGDDGGPHGTPAATDDAGTVVVAGDGAGPLARAVAEANGWPLLAEPSSGALGGPCAIGAYRLLLGRPDLGGRVRRVLVLGRPTLSRPVTSLLARDDVEVVVVAPRGADWPDASRSAAQVLVEVPARLLGGPSGDGRPVSGPWLDAWVAAGSAALAAIDDVLDPEVLAAPSRAGTRVTGPLLARAVARATSEGDVLVVGSSNPVRDLDLVGVWDAPPLVLANRGLAGIDGTLSTAIGVALALPTRRVRALVGDLTFLHDVGGLLRGSLEAPADLQIVVANDDGGSIFATLEHGAPERADVFERVFGTPHGADLSALCAAYGVRHTRVGDVDGLAPALAAPGPGVSVVEVRVDRAGRRALMARIAEAVDDAVAALSH; this comes from the coding sequence GTGACGACAGCTGCGGACAACCCGGCGACGACTGCCGCGCGGGTCCTCGTCCAGGCGCTCGCGGCGCTCGGTGTCCGGGAGGTCGTGCTCGCGCCCGGCTCGCGCAGCGCCCCGCTGGCCTACGCGCTCGCGGACGCGGCCCGCGCCGACCGCGACCGTCCGGCCGGTGCGCCGTCGCTCACGCTGCACGTGCGCGTCGACGAGCGGTCCGCGGGGTTCCTCGCGCTCGGGCTGGCCAAGGCCGCGGACGCCGTCGGCGAGACCCGTCCGGTCGCGGTCGTCACGACGTCGGGCACTGCGGTCGCCAACCTGCACCCGGCCGTCCTCGAGGCCTCGCACGCCGGCCTGCCGCTCCTGATCCTGACCGCCGACCGCCCGCACGAGCTGCGCGGCACCGGCGCGAACCAGACCACGAACCAGGTCGGGCTGTTCGGCTCGGCCATGCGGTTCGCCGCCGACGTGCCCGCGCCCACGGGCCGCGCGGGGGAGGGGCGCGACCTGCGCCACCTCCTCTCGCGCGCCGTCGCGGCGGCCCTGGGCTCGCGGACCGGTGCGCCCGGTCCGGTCCATCTCGACCTCGCCTACCGGGAGCCGCTCGCGCCCGCCTCGGCCACGTGGCCCGCACCGGCGGCCGCGGGGCTCGTCGAGGTCCAGCGGCGCGGCCCGGCCGGGGACGACGGTGGACCCCACGGCACGCCTGCGGCGACCGACGACGCCGGCACGGTCGTGGTCGCGGGCGACGGCGCCGGTCCCCTCGCGCGGGCGGTCGCCGAGGCGAACGGCTGGCCGCTGCTCGCCGAGCCGTCGTCCGGGGCACTCGGCGGACCGTGCGCGATCGGTGCGTACCGCCTCCTGCTCGGCAGGCCGGACCTCGGCGGGCGGGTGCGTCGGGTGCTCGTGCTCGGGCGTCCCACGCTGTCGCGCCCGGTGACGTCCCTGCTCGCGCGCGACGACGTCGAGGTGGTCGTCGTCGCGCCGCGCGGCGCCGACTGGCCGGACGCCTCGCGATCCGCGGCGCAGGTGCTCGTCGAGGTGCCCGCGCGGCTCCTCGGCGGGCCGTCGGGCGACGGGCGCCCCGTCTCGGGTCCCTGGCTCGACGCGTGGGTGGCGGCCGGCTCGGCGGCACTCGCCGCGATCGACGACGTCCTCGACCCCGAGGTCCTCGCGGCGCCGTCCCGCGCCGGCACCCGCGTGACCGGGCCGCTGCTCGCTCGCGCCGTCGCGCGCGCCACGTCCGAGGGTGACGTGCTCGTCGTCGGCTCGAGCAACCCGGTGCGTGACCTCGACCTCGTCGGGGTGTGGGACGCCCCGCCGCTCGTGCTCGCGAACCGCGGCCTCGCCGGGATCGACGGTACGCTGTCGACCGCGATCGGGGTCGCCCTTGCGCTGCCGACGCGTCGCGTGCGGGCACTCGTCGGGGACCTGACGTTCCTGCACGACGTCGGCGGCCTGCTGCGCGGTTCCCTCGAGGCCCCGGCCGACCTGCAGATCGTCGTGGCCAACGACGACGGCGGGTCTATCTTCGCGACCCTCGAGCACGGCGCCCCCGAGCGTGCGGACGTCTTCGAGCGTGTGTTCGGTACCCCCCACGGTGCCGACCTGTCCGCGCTGTGCGCCGCGTACGGCGTGCGGCACACCCGGGTGGGCGACGTCGACGGGCTCGCCCCCGCGCTCGCCGCACCCGGACCCGGGGTGTCCGTGGTCGAGGTCCGGGTCGACCGTGCCGGTCGCCGCGCGCTGATGGCGCGGATCGCCGAGGCCGTCGACGACGCGGTCGCAGCCCTCTCGCACTGA
- a CDS encoding NADH-quinone oxidoreductase subunit B, whose protein sequence is MGIEEAPSGFLLTTVEDLVGYFRKGSLWPVTFGLACCAIEMMATGASRYDISRFGMEVFRASPRQADLMIVAGRVSQKMAPVVRQVYDQMPEPKWVLSMGVCASSGGMFNNYAIVQGVDHVVPVDIYLPGCPPRPEMLINAILALHEQIQSTPLGVNREEAARAAEAAALAATPTSHMTGLLR, encoded by the coding sequence ATGGGCATCGAAGAGGCACCCTCGGGGTTCCTGCTGACGACGGTCGAGGACCTCGTCGGCTACTTCCGCAAGGGCTCGCTGTGGCCGGTGACGTTCGGTCTGGCGTGCTGCGCGATCGAGATGATGGCGACCGGTGCGTCGCGCTACGACATCTCGCGCTTCGGCATGGAGGTCTTCCGCGCGTCGCCGCGCCAGGCGGACCTCATGATCGTCGCGGGGCGCGTGAGCCAGAAGATGGCGCCCGTGGTCCGGCAGGTCTACGACCAGATGCCCGAGCCCAAGTGGGTCCTGTCGATGGGCGTGTGCGCGTCGTCGGGCGGGATGTTCAACAACTACGCGATCGTGCAGGGCGTCGACCACGTCGTGCCGGTCGACATCTACCTGCCCGGCTGTCCGCCGCGCCCCGAGATGCTCATCAACGCGATCCTCGCGCTGCACGAGCAGATCCAGTCCACGCCGCTGGGCGTGAACCGCGAGGAGGCGGCCCGGGCGGCCGAGGCCGCGGCGCTCGCCGCGACGCCGACGTCCCACATGACAGGGCTGCTGCGATGA
- a CDS encoding DUF3048 domain-containing protein — protein sequence MDRARAERLRLDERELTAAMRSTVAGIGLLCALALTACTSAAPTAPPTPDTVTIAPTVDPAKAAAPAPVPPAPVLPPTWPLTGIEGEVAQRPALAVKIENTSQARPQTGLEQADVVWETIVEFQVSRFVAVFHSQVPAEVGPIRSVRPMDPLIVAPLHGLIAYSGGQPGILALVQASGAQSISHDAGAPGLYRIKTRAAPHNVYGSPQTFWGQADADHQAAPGEQFVFARTLEAASAVAGGAPTTTLSLHLSTASNPSWSWDGTSWLRSEGSAPAMAASGARLSATNVVTITADHPNTGFGAQGGAPVPTYSLVGAGDAVVATGGKTLAARWQKDAQDAPMRLVAADGSPVTLAPGTTWVELVPAGSGSLTLG from the coding sequence GTGGATCGAGCTCGTGCCGAACGGCTCCGGCTCGATGAGCGCGAGCTGACCGCGGCGATGCGGTCCACCGTCGCAGGCATCGGCCTGCTGTGCGCGCTCGCGCTGACCGCGTGCACGTCGGCCGCCCCGACGGCGCCGCCGACGCCGGACACCGTGACGATCGCGCCGACCGTCGACCCAGCGAAGGCTGCGGCGCCCGCGCCCGTGCCCCCCGCGCCGGTCCTCCCGCCGACCTGGCCGCTGACCGGGATCGAGGGCGAGGTCGCCCAGCGCCCGGCCCTCGCGGTCAAGATCGAGAACACCTCGCAGGCCCGCCCCCAGACCGGTCTGGAGCAGGCCGACGTGGTCTGGGAGACGATCGTCGAGTTCCAGGTGTCGCGGTTCGTCGCGGTCTTCCACTCGCAGGTGCCCGCCGAGGTCGGTCCGATCCGCTCGGTCCGCCCGATGGACCCGCTGATCGTGGCCCCGTTGCACGGACTCATCGCGTACTCCGGCGGGCAGCCGGGGATCCTCGCGCTCGTCCAGGCGAGCGGGGCGCAGTCGATCAGCCACGACGCGGGTGCGCCGGGGCTCTACCGCATCAAGACCCGCGCCGCGCCGCACAACGTCTACGGCTCGCCGCAGACGTTCTGGGGTCAGGCCGACGCCGACCACCAGGCCGCGCCCGGGGAGCAGTTCGTGTTCGCCCGCACCCTCGAGGCTGCATCGGCGGTCGCCGGCGGAGCACCGACGACGACCCTGTCGCTGCACCTGTCGACGGCGTCGAACCCGAGCTGGTCCTGGGACGGGACGTCGTGGCTGCGCTCCGAGGGGTCGGCGCCCGCGATGGCGGCGAGCGGCGCGCGTCTGTCCGCGACCAACGTCGTGACGATCACGGCCGACCACCCGAACACCGGCTTCGGTGCGCAGGGCGGGGCTCCGGTCCCGACCTACTCGCTCGTGGGCGCGGGTGACGCGGTCGTCGCGACGGGTGGCAAGACGCTGGCCGCGCGGTGGCAGAAGGACGCGCAGGACGCGCCGATGCGGCTCGTCGCGGCCGACGGCTCGCCCGTGACCCTCGCCCCGGGCACCACCTGGGTCGAGCTCGTGCCGGCCGGCAGCGGGTCGCTGACCCTGGGCTGA
- a CDS encoding chorismate-binding protein — protein sequence MTSTSPDAVPYPLVVRTVALDDLAHHGPRTVGAGPGTDDATALLDLLPPDAPLAWVRRGDGLVGWGEALRITVTGPDRFADAERAWHEVLAHCVVRDEVGLPGTGPVAFGSFAFDEDSAAGGVVVVPRVVVGRRGGRVWLTTIESGATLRPAPTLADVVGVRAPVHSPGAVMYGDGDVPADRWPDVVGQGIAAIRAGELDKVVLARDVCARTADPLDVRWPLRRLAQQYPSCWTFSVDGMLGATPELLVRSEKGLVTSRVLAGTIRRTGDENADVARAAILAHSSKDLEEHEYAVASVAHALEPFCTSINVPDVPFVLHLPNVLHLASDVTGVLAGVAPDATGTAAGIAALAGTPSTHPSSLALAAALHPSAAVCGTPTAAARELISQIEGMDRARYAGPVGWFGADGDGEWGIALRSAQVDPDDPRRIRLFAGCGIVAASDPAAELAESEAKLIPMRDALASD from the coding sequence ATGACCAGCACCTCGCCCGATGCCGTCCCGTATCCCTTGGTCGTACGGACGGTCGCGCTCGACGACCTCGCCCACCACGGTCCCCGGACCGTCGGCGCCGGTCCCGGCACCGACGACGCGACCGCCCTGCTCGACCTGCTGCCCCCCGACGCCCCGCTCGCGTGGGTCCGGCGCGGCGACGGTCTCGTCGGGTGGGGCGAGGCGCTGCGGATCACCGTCACCGGCCCCGACCGCTTCGCCGACGCCGAGCGCGCCTGGCACGAGGTGCTCGCGCACTGCGTCGTGCGCGACGAGGTCGGCCTGCCCGGGACCGGACCCGTTGCGTTCGGCTCGTTCGCGTTCGACGAGGACTCCGCGGCGGGCGGCGTCGTCGTCGTCCCCCGCGTCGTCGTCGGGCGGCGCGGGGGCCGCGTGTGGCTCACGACCATCGAGTCGGGTGCGACCCTGCGCCCGGCGCCCACGCTCGCGGACGTGGTCGGCGTCCGAGCGCCCGTCCACTCGCCGGGTGCCGTCATGTACGGCGACGGCGACGTCCCGGCGGACCGCTGGCCCGACGTCGTCGGGCAGGGCATCGCGGCGATCCGCGCGGGCGAGCTCGACAAGGTGGTGCTCGCACGCGACGTCTGCGCCCGCACAGCCGACCCGCTCGACGTGCGCTGGCCGCTGCGCCGCCTCGCCCAGCAGTACCCGTCGTGCTGGACGTTCTCGGTCGACGGCATGCTCGGGGCGACGCCCGAGCTGCTCGTGCGCTCCGAGAAGGGGCTCGTCACGTCCCGCGTGCTCGCCGGGACCATCCGGCGCACCGGCGACGAGAACGCCGACGTCGCGCGCGCCGCGATCCTCGCGCACTCCTCGAAGGACCTCGAGGAGCACGAGTACGCGGTCGCCTCCGTCGCCCACGCCCTCGAACCCTTCTGCACCTCGATCAACGTGCCCGACGTGCCGTTCGTCCTGCACCTGCCCAACGTCCTGCACCTCGCCTCGGACGTCACGGGCGTCCTCGCGGGCGTGGCCCCAGACGCCACCGGCACCGCAGCCGGCATCGCGGCGCTCGCCGGAACCCCGAGCACCCACCCGTCGAGCCTCGCGCTCGCCGCGGCGCTGCACCCGTCGGCCGCCGTGTGCGGCACCCCGACGGCCGCCGCCCGGGAACTCATCAGCCAGATCGAGGGCATGGACCGCGCGCGCTACGCCGGTCCCGTCGGCTGGTTCGGCGCCGACGGCGACGGCGAGTGGGGCATCGCGCTGCGCTCCGCGCAGGTGGACCCCGACGACCCTCGGCGCATCCGGCTGTTCGCCGGGTGCGGCATCGTCGCCGCGTCCGACCCGGCCGCCGAGCTCGCGGAGTCCGAGGCCAAGCTCATCCCCATGCGCGACGCGCTCGCGTCCGACTGA
- a CDS encoding 1,4-dihydroxy-2-naphthoyl-CoA synthase gives MSEIPAQVSETFDPSRWRTVAGFEDLTDMTYHRGVARGVADDGAPTERDLPVVRVAFDRPEVRNAFRPHTVDELYRVLDHARMSSDVGTVLLTGNGPSPKDGGWAFCSGGDQRIRARDGYRYTGDPDAQTADAIDPARAGRLHILEVQRLIRTMPKVVVAVVGGWAAGGGHSLHVVADLTIASRQHARFMQTDANVGSFDGGYGSALLARQVGQKRAREIFFLAREYSAEDALAWGAVNDVVDHADLEDAALEYARIIATKSPQAIRMLKFAFNLADDGLAGQQVFAGEATRLAYLTDEAVEGRDAFLEHREPDWSGFPYAF, from the coding sequence GTGAGTGAGATCCCCGCGCAGGTGTCCGAGACGTTCGACCCGAGCCGCTGGCGCACCGTCGCCGGGTTCGAGGACCTGACGGACATGACGTACCACCGAGGCGTCGCGCGAGGAGTGGCCGACGACGGTGCGCCGACCGAGCGTGACCTCCCCGTGGTGCGTGTCGCGTTCGACCGGCCCGAGGTCCGCAACGCGTTCCGCCCCCACACGGTCGACGAGCTCTACCGTGTGCTCGACCACGCGCGCATGAGCTCCGACGTGGGGACCGTGCTGCTCACCGGCAACGGTCCGAGCCCCAAGGACGGCGGCTGGGCGTTCTGCTCGGGCGGCGACCAGCGCATCCGCGCGCGCGACGGCTACCGGTACACCGGCGACCCTGACGCGCAGACCGCCGACGCGATCGACCCGGCCCGAGCCGGGCGCCTGCACATCCTCGAGGTGCAGCGGCTGATCCGGACGATGCCGAAGGTCGTCGTCGCGGTCGTCGGCGGCTGGGCCGCGGGCGGTGGGCACTCTCTGCACGTCGTGGCCGACCTCACGATCGCGTCGCGCCAGCATGCGCGCTTCATGCAGACCGACGCGAACGTCGGCTCGTTCGACGGTGGCTACGGCTCGGCGCTGCTCGCCCGCCAGGTCGGCCAGAAGCGCGCCCGCGAGATCTTCTTCCTCGCCCGCGAGTACTCCGCCGAGGACGCGCTCGCATGGGGCGCCGTGAATGACGTCGTCGACCACGCCGACCTCGAGGACGCCGCGCTCGAGTACGCGCGGATCATCGCGACGAAGTCCCCGCAGGCGATCCGGATGCTCAAGTTCGCGTTCAACCTGGCCGACGACGGCCTCGCCGGACAGCAGGTGTTCGCCGGAGAGGCCACGCGGCTCGCGTACCTCACGGACGAGGCGGTCGAGGGTCGCGACGCGTTCCTCGAGCACCGCGAGCCGGACTGGTCCGGGTTCCCGTACGCGTTCTGA
- a CDS encoding trypsin-like peptidase domain-containing protein, with product MSTTPEVPGPAEPEQNAAPTTGSTTPAEPAAASEQPAAPEHPTQPLPPAQVTQPLPPTHPTHPTQPLPPTQTTQPLPPTAQPANPFVPPQPAPGVDPRAQYAAQQYAAAQQHAAAQHAAAQEAAARQHAAAAQQHAARSGADPFLAPGVTPGLTPGQAPAATEPGAVPTQGRRSIWLPITAAAAGAALIASFGTAALTGAFNDGTTSVTPSSIATIGQSTNESVPVAGSTSDNPDWQKVAAAVQASVVAIEVTTTSGSAQGSGVILDKTGNIITNNHVVEGAQGDVSVTLTDGRVFKATIVGTDATTDLAVIKLTDAPTDLSPAALGDSSTIVVGQPVMAVGNPLGLANTVTTGIVSAVDRPVSTSTTGSSSDAVVTNAIQIDAAVNPGNSGGPLFDAEGRVVGITSSIATLSSSSGSIGLGFAIPVNLVKNIATQLVDSGSAEHAFLGVSLSDGTATVDNTTRLGAVVQEVTAGSPAANASMQAKDVIVAIDGKPVGGAESLTAYVRGMASGAQAMLTVVRDGKAIDVKVTLATKAATTPSSDSTTPTDPRQMTPDQLYKWYQEQQQGQGGTGQG from the coding sequence ATGAGCACCACACCCGAGGTCCCCGGCCCGGCCGAGCCCGAGCAGAACGCAGCGCCGACCACCGGCAGCACGACACCGGCCGAGCCGGCCGCCGCGTCCGAGCAGCCGGCAGCGCCCGAGCACCCCACCCAACCCTTGCCGCCGGCGCAGGTGACGCAGCCCTTGCCGCCGACGCATCCCACGCATCCCACGCAGCCCTTGCCACCGACGCAGACCACCCAGCCGCTGCCGCCGACGGCCCAGCCGGCCAACCCCTTCGTGCCGCCGCAGCCCGCGCCGGGCGTCGACCCTCGCGCTCAGTACGCGGCGCAGCAGTACGCCGCCGCGCAGCAGCATGCCGCCGCCCAGCACGCGGCCGCCCAGGAGGCAGCCGCCCGGCAGCACGCGGCCGCTGCGCAGCAGCACGCGGCCCGGTCGGGCGCCGACCCGTTCCTCGCGCCGGGCGTCACGCCGGGCCTCACACCGGGCCAGGCGCCCGCTGCGACCGAGCCCGGTGCGGTGCCGACCCAGGGCCGGCGCTCGATCTGGCTGCCGATCACGGCGGCTGCCGCGGGTGCGGCCCTGATCGCCAGCTTCGGCACGGCCGCGCTGACCGGCGCGTTCAACGACGGCACCACGAGCGTGACGCCGTCGTCGATCGCGACCATCGGGCAGAGCACCAACGAGTCCGTCCCCGTGGCGGGCTCCACGTCCGACAACCCCGACTGGCAGAAGGTCGCCGCGGCCGTGCAGGCCTCGGTCGTCGCGATCGAGGTCACGACGACGAGCGGGAGCGCGCAGGGCTCCGGCGTCATCCTCGACAAGACCGGCAACATCATCACGAACAACCACGTGGTCGAGGGCGCCCAGGGCGACGTCTCGGTGACGCTCACCGACGGGCGCGTGTTCAAGGCCACCATCGTGGGCACCGACGCGACGACGGACCTCGCGGTGATCAAGCTCACGGACGCCCCGACCGACCTGTCGCCCGCGGCACTCGGTGACTCGAGCACCATCGTGGTCGGCCAGCCCGTCATGGCGGTCGGCAACCCGCTCGGTCTGGCGAACACGGTCACGACGGGCATCGTCTCGGCCGTGGACCGCCCGGTGTCGACGTCGACCACGGGCTCGAGCTCGGACGCGGTCGTGACGAACGCGATCCAGATCGACGCGGCGGTCAACCCGGGCAACTCCGGTGGCCCGCTGTTCGACGCGGAGGGCAGGGTCGTCGGGATCACGTCGTCGATCGCGACGCTGTCGAGCTCGTCGGGCTCGATCGGTCTCGGCTTCGCGATCCCGGTGAACCTCGTCAAGAACATCGCGACGCAGCTCGTCGACTCGGGCTCCGCCGAGCACGCCTTCCTGGGCGTCTCGCTCAGTGACGGCACGGCGACGGTGGACAACACGACCCGTCTCGGCGCGGTCGTCCAGGAGGTCACGGCCGGCTCGCCCGCGGCGAACGCCAGCATGCAGGCCAAGGACGTGATCGTCGCGATCGACGGCAAGCCTGTCGGCGGGGCCGAGTCTCTGACGGCCTACGTCCGGGGCATGGCGTCCGGTGCACAGGCGATGCTGACCGTGGTTCGCGACGGCAAGGCGATCGACGTCAAGGTCACCCTGGCGACGAAGGCCGCGACCACGCCGAGCTCGGACTCGACCACCCCGACGGACCCGCGGCAGATGACCCCGGACCAGCTCTACAAGTGGTACCAGGAGCAGCAGCAGGGCCAGGGCGGTACCGGCCAGGGCTGA
- a CDS encoding geranylgeranyl reductase family protein: MGKSVVNAGHDDADVIVVGAGPAGSSAAYHCASAGLDVLLLDKASFPRDKICGDGLTPRAVKELVAMGVPLRESDGWIRNKGLRVVGGGHSLELPWPELSSYPSYGLARTRMSLDHALVEHARAAGAKLLERTNVTGPVLDERTGRVVGVTARPVDDDGRRSGDEITYRAPVVIAADGVSARLATGLGLAKRDDRPMGVAVRTYFRTPRDQDPWMESHLELWDGAPGRSNLMPGYGWIFSLGDGTANVGLGSVSSTAAATKVDYKDLFAKWMANAPAEWEFTPENQIGPVRGAALPMGFNRGPLYGRGLMLAGDSAGMVSPFNGEGIAYGLQAGRFAADAVVQAASRGSAAGRERALGTYASRMKDDLGGYYTLGRYFVKIIEHPQIMRLCTRYGLPRPLLMRFTLKLLSDCYEPRGGDVVDRVISGLTKIVPAA; this comes from the coding sequence ATGGGGAAGTCCGTGGTCAATGCAGGGCACGATGACGCTGATGTCATCGTCGTCGGCGCTGGCCCCGCAGGCTCGAGCGCGGCGTACCACTGCGCGTCGGCCGGCCTGGACGTGCTGCTCCTCGACAAGGCGTCGTTCCCCCGGGACAAGATCTGCGGCGACGGCCTGACGCCCCGCGCGGTCAAGGAGCTCGTCGCGATGGGCGTGCCGCTCCGCGAGAGCGACGGCTGGATCCGCAACAAGGGTCTGCGCGTCGTGGGCGGCGGCCACAGCCTCGAGCTGCCCTGGCCCGAGCTGTCGAGCTACCCGTCCTACGGGCTCGCACGCACGCGCATGAGCCTCGACCACGCGCTGGTCGAGCACGCCCGTGCCGCGGGCGCCAAGCTGCTCGAGCGCACCAACGTCACGGGCCCGGTGCTCGACGAGCGCACGGGTCGCGTCGTCGGCGTCACGGCCCGGCCGGTGGACGACGACGGCCGCAGGAGCGGCGACGAGATCACCTACCGCGCCCCGGTCGTCATCGCCGCGGACGGCGTGTCGGCCCGGCTCGCGACCGGCCTCGGTCTGGCCAAGCGCGACGACCGCCCGATGGGGGTCGCCGTGCGCACGTACTTCCGCACGCCGCGCGACCAGGACCCCTGGATGGAGAGCCACCTCGAGCTGTGGGACGGTGCCCCCGGGCGCTCCAACCTCATGCCCGGGTACGGCTGGATCTTCTCGCTCGGGGACGGCACCGCGAACGTGGGTCTCGGCAGCGTGTCGTCGACGGCCGCCGCGACCAAGGTCGACTACAAGGACCTGTTCGCGAAGTGGATGGCCAACGCGCCCGCCGAGTGGGAGTTCACCCCCGAGAACCAGATCGGGCCGGTGCGCGGCGCCGCGCTGCCCATGGGCTTCAACCGCGGACCGCTCTACGGGCGCGGCCTCATGCTCGCCGGCGACTCGGCCGGCATGGTCAGCCCGTTCAACGGTGAGGGCATCGCGTACGGGCTGCAGGCCGGCCGGTTCGCCGCCGACGCCGTGGTCCAGGCCGCCTCACGCGGGTCGGCCGCGGGTCGCGAGCGCGCGCTCGGGACGTACGCCAGCCGCATGAAGGACGACCTCGGCGGGTACTACACCCTCGGCCGCTACTTCGTGAAGATCATCGAGCACCCGCAGATCATGCGGCTGTGCACGCGGTACGGGCTGCCCCGGCCGCTCCTCATGCGCTTCACGCTCAAGCTGCTCTCGGACTGCTACGAGCCGCGCGGCGGCGACGTGGTCGACCGCGTGATCTCAGGTCTCACCAAGATCGTTCCGGCAGCATGA
- a CDS encoding NADH-quinone oxidoreductase subunit A, producing MTNPYVPILVMMGIAAVLALGGVGASAILGPRRYNRAKLDAYECGIEPTPHAVGGGRFPIKYYLVAMTFIIFDIEVVFLYPWAVNFTELAVFGLVAMMGFLAIITVPFVYEWRRGGLEWD from the coding sequence ATGACCAACCCGTACGTGCCGATCCTGGTGATGATGGGGATCGCCGCTGTGCTCGCCCTCGGTGGCGTCGGCGCGAGCGCGATCCTCGGCCCGCGCCGCTACAACCGCGCCAAGCTGGACGCGTACGAGTGCGGCATCGAGCCGACCCCGCACGCCGTCGGCGGTGGCCGGTTCCCGATCAAGTACTACCTCGTCGCGATGACGTTCATCATCTTCGACATCGAGGTCGTCTTCCTCTATCCGTGGGCCGTGAACTTCACGGAGCTCGCCGTGTTCGGCCTCGTCGCGATGATGGGCTTCCTCGCCATCATCACGGTGCCGTTCGTGTACGAGTGGCGCCGCGGTGGACTCGAGTGGGACTAG
- a CDS encoding demethylmenaquinone methyltransferase — translation MPRATLDKDPRAVAAMFDAVARRYDVTNDVISLGQDRYWRRATLAAVGAKQGEQVLDLAAGTGTSSEPLADAGVRVVPCDLSFGMLEVGKRRRPDLGFVAGDATALPFADESFDAVTISFGLRNVVDTAGALAELLRVTRPGGRLVVCEFSRPTWAPFRTVYTEYLMRALPPVARAVSKEPDAYVYLAESIREWPDQQGLGQLIKAAGWGQVAFRNLSGGIVALHRGVRPA, via the coding sequence ATGCCCCGCGCCACCCTCGACAAGGACCCCCGCGCCGTCGCCGCCATGTTCGACGCCGTCGCGCGCCGCTACGACGTGACGAACGACGTCATCTCGCTGGGGCAGGACCGCTACTGGCGCCGGGCGACCCTCGCCGCCGTCGGGGCGAAGCAGGGTGAGCAGGTCCTCGACCTCGCCGCGGGCACGGGGACGTCGAGCGAGCCGCTCGCCGACGCGGGCGTGCGCGTCGTGCCGTGCGACCTGTCGTTCGGGATGCTCGAGGTCGGCAAGCGCCGGCGCCCCGACCTGGGGTTCGTCGCCGGTGACGCGACGGCGCTGCCGTTCGCTGACGAGTCGTTCGACGCCGTGACGATCTCCTTCGGCCTGCGCAACGTCGTCGACACCGCGGGTGCGCTCGCCGAGCTGCTGCGCGTGACCCGGCCCGGCGGGCGACTGGTCGTGTGCGAGTTCTCGCGGCCGACCTGGGCGCCGTTCCGGACCGTCTACACCGAGTACCTCATGCGCGCGCTGCCGCCTGTCGCGCGCGCGGTGTCCAAGGAGCCCGACGCGTACGTGTACCTCGCGGAGTCGATCCGCGAGTGGCCGGACCAGCAGGGTCTCGGGCAGCTGATCAAGGCCGCCGGATGGGGTCAGGTCGCATTTCGGAACCTTTCGGGCGGGATCGTGGCGCTGCATCGTGGCGTGCGTCCGGCCTGA